In a single window of the Bradyrhizobium erythrophlei genome:
- a CDS encoding Fur family transcriptional regulator, whose protein sequence is MTLTRPTFPAPDHDHNRCAADAIDHAERVCEQRAQKFTPIRRQVLLALLSSHRPLGAYEVIDELAKSMPRPAPITVYRALEFLMENGLVHRIESRNAFLACAHDHDAAAMVAFLICERCGSVGEIPALPVAQSLNAAARATGFAPKLSVVEITGTCAHCQK, encoded by the coding sequence ATGACCCTGACCAGACCGACATTTCCGGCGCCCGATCACGACCATAACCGCTGCGCGGCGGACGCGATCGATCATGCCGAGCGGGTCTGCGAGCAGCGGGCGCAGAAATTCACGCCGATCCGCCGTCAGGTGTTGCTGGCGCTACTGTCCAGCCACCGTCCGCTCGGCGCCTATGAAGTGATCGATGAACTGGCGAAATCGATGCCGCGGCCGGCGCCGATCACGGTGTACCGCGCGCTCGAATTCCTGATGGAAAACGGCCTGGTCCACCGCATCGAAAGCCGCAACGCCTTCCTGGCCTGCGCGCATGACCATGATGCGGCGGCGATGGTGGCGTTTTTGATCTGCGAGCGCTGCGGTTCGGTCGGCGAGATTCCAGCCCTCCCGGTGGCGCAAAGCCTCAACGCCGCCGCGCGGGCCACCGGCTTCGCGCCGAAATTGTCCGTCGTCGAAATCACCGGAACCTGCGCGCACTGCCAAAAATAA
- a CDS encoding aminoglycoside phosphotransferase, which produces MITAPLPPTVNADYLTAALPKAGVLGEGCVRDVVVERSFDTLLSHIFRLQLRYEGPVGGPEFLILKAGLADRPGGPWKGGCQEVAFYSQVAAAMSDHLVPRCFDAHWDAETSAWHLLLEDLTDSHLAATRWPLPPTLQQCESIVRARARFHAAWWDDPRLGVTIGSWQDVTTQAQQLQQFTENLAGFTERYGDRLSPGRRDLYARLIDCEPRLQMRYRSHRNMTIVQGDSHVWNCFLPRDGAKDDVLLFDWDSWHVDTASDDLAYMMAIHWYPERRRLVERPLLDCYHAALQACGVKDYTRRELEDDYRLSVLWNIATPVWQEANGIPPVIWWNNLERIFMAVDDLDCRELLS; this is translated from the coding sequence GTGATAACAGCCCCGTTGCCGCCGACAGTGAATGCCGACTACCTCACGGCTGCGCTTCCCAAGGCCGGCGTGCTCGGCGAGGGCTGCGTGCGCGACGTCGTCGTGGAGCGCTCGTTCGATACCCTGCTGTCGCATATTTTCCGGCTTCAGCTCCGTTACGAGGGCCCGGTCGGCGGGCCGGAATTCCTCATTCTCAAAGCGGGGCTGGCGGATCGTCCGGGCGGTCCGTGGAAAGGGGGATGCCAGGAAGTGGCGTTCTATAGCCAGGTTGCTGCCGCGATGTCGGATCATCTGGTCCCGCGCTGCTTCGACGCCCATTGGGACGCCGAAACCAGCGCGTGGCATCTGCTGCTGGAAGATCTTACTGATTCGCACCTCGCGGCCACGCGCTGGCCGTTGCCGCCGACACTGCAGCAATGCGAAAGCATCGTGCGGGCGCGGGCGCGCTTTCATGCCGCGTGGTGGGACGATCCGCGTCTCGGCGTCACCATCGGTTCATGGCAGGATGTCACAACGCAGGCTCAGCAACTGCAACAGTTTACCGAAAATCTGGCAGGGTTCACCGAACGCTACGGCGACCGTCTTTCGCCGGGGCGCCGCGATCTCTATGCGCGGCTGATTGACTGCGAGCCGCGGCTGCAGATGCGGTACCGTTCCCATCGCAACATGACGATCGTCCAGGGCGATTCGCATGTCTGGAATTGCTTCCTGCCGCGCGACGGCGCGAAGGACGATGTGCTGCTGTTCGACTGGGATAGTTGGCACGTCGACACCGCTTCCGACGATCTCGCCTACATGATGGCGATCCACTGGTATCCGGAGCGCAGACGACTGGTCGAACGGCCGCTGCTGGACTGCTACCATGCGGCGCTTCAGGCCTGCGGCGTCAAAGATTATACCCGCCGCGAACTGGAAGACGACTATCGTTTGTCGGTGCTGTGGAACATCGCGACGCCGGTGTGGCAGGAGGCCAACGGCATCCCGCCGGTGATCTGGTGGAATAATCTGGAGCGGATTTTCATGGCGGTCGACGATCTCGACTGCCGCGAACTGCTTTCCTGA
- the pcaG gene encoding protocatechuate 3,4-dioxygenase subunit alpha, giving the protein MQGVSKQGITPSQTVGPFFKYGLTPDGQYDWNDAFTNNLVTPDASGDRIRIEGRVFDGDGQPVPDCMLEIWQADAQGRFADPQDKRALPNATFRGFGRCGTDPNGGYAFDTIKPGSVPDPDGKPQAPHILLAVFARGMLLHLYTRIYLDGEAANAADPVMALVPADRRATLIAARQSGNGNAVYRFDIHLQGDNETVFFDV; this is encoded by the coding sequence GTGCAGGGAGTTTCGAAGCAGGGGATTACGCCGTCGCAGACCGTCGGTCCGTTTTTCAAGTATGGGCTGACGCCGGACGGCCAGTACGACTGGAACGACGCCTTCACCAATAATCTCGTCACCCCCGATGCGTCGGGTGACCGCATCAGGATCGAGGGGAGGGTGTTCGACGGCGACGGCCAGCCGGTTCCGGATTGCATGCTGGAGATCTGGCAGGCCGATGCACAGGGCCGCTTCGCCGATCCGCAGGATAAACGCGCGCTGCCGAATGCGACGTTCCGAGGTTTCGGCCGCTGCGGCACCGACCCGAACGGCGGTTACGCCTTCGACACCATCAAGCCGGGCTCGGTGCCCGACCCCGACGGCAAGCCGCAGGCGCCGCATATCCTGCTGGCGGTTTTCGCGCGCGGCATGCTGCTGCATCTCTACACCCGGATCTATCTCGACGGCGAAGCGGCCAACGCCGCCGACCCCGTGATGGCGCTGGTACCCGCCGATCGCCGCGCCACGCTGATCGCCGCGCGACAGTCGGGCAACGGCAACGCGGTCTATCGTTTCGACATTCACCTGCAGGGCGACAACGAGACGGTGTTTTTCGACGTGTGA
- a CDS encoding MDR family MFS transporter, which produces MTTTAAAPIAVPGLRRNMVTICAMTATIMQALDTTIANVALPYMQGSLSASQDQINWVLTSYIVAAAIMTAPVGWIANRFGRKRIFVICSAGFTIASVMCGVAQNINQMVLFRLLQGVFGAALVPLSQAVMLDSYALHERAKAMSIWGMGVMMGPIMGPSLGAWLTETYSWHWVFFVNIPFGIVTVAGLLVFMDETKTNRELRFDWFGFAALAVAIGSMQIALDRGEQLGWLESNEIIGEFIVSIAAFYYFFAHSFTTDKPFIQFAIFKDRNFVSGCVFMAVMGLVLFSTMALSSPYLQNVIGYPIIAAGLLLASRGCGTFVAMMLVGRMMRFIEARTLIISGLSLTCLSLFYMTAWTDQTGVSEIVTLSIVQGFGFGLVFVPLSTVAFLTLPNHLRTDGTSMLTLMRNVASSIGISVVIAQLTEGGRRVYAVLNEHVTPFNHAMQMPNVRGMINMGTDAGRAMADVMIGLQAQIIAFSQDYQMVMLFTLCAIPLAIMIGSTKAALRSQSAAPEHAVIE; this is translated from the coding sequence ATGACCACGACGGCCGCCGCGCCCATCGCCGTTCCCGGCCTGCGCCGGAACATGGTGACGATCTGCGCCATGACCGCGACCATCATGCAGGCGCTGGACACCACCATCGCCAATGTCGCGCTGCCCTATATGCAGGGCAGCCTCTCGGCGTCGCAGGACCAGATCAACTGGGTGCTGACCTCCTATATCGTCGCCGCCGCGATCATGACCGCGCCGGTGGGATGGATCGCCAACCGTTTCGGGCGCAAGCGGATCTTCGTGATCTGCTCGGCGGGCTTCACGATCGCATCCGTGATGTGCGGGGTGGCGCAGAACATCAACCAGATGGTGCTGTTCCGGCTGCTGCAAGGCGTGTTCGGCGCGGCGCTGGTGCCGCTGTCGCAGGCGGTGATGCTGGACTCCTACGCACTGCATGAGCGTGCCAAGGCGATGTCGATCTGGGGCATGGGCGTGATGATGGGCCCGATCATGGGGCCGTCGCTCGGCGCCTGGCTGACCGAGACCTATTCCTGGCACTGGGTGTTCTTCGTCAACATCCCGTTCGGCATCGTCACGGTGGCCGGGCTGCTCGTTTTCATGGACGAGACCAAGACCAATCGCGAGCTACGCTTCGACTGGTTCGGATTTGCCGCGCTCGCGGTCGCTATCGGTTCCATGCAGATCGCGCTCGACCGTGGCGAACAGCTCGGCTGGCTGGAATCCAATGAAATCATCGGCGAGTTCATCGTCTCGATCGCCGCCTTCTACTATTTCTTTGCGCATTCGTTCACGACCGACAAGCCGTTCATTCAGTTTGCGATTTTCAAAGATAGAAATTTCGTCAGCGGCTGCGTGTTCATGGCAGTCATGGGCCTCGTCCTGTTCTCGACCATGGCGCTGTCGTCGCCCTATCTGCAGAACGTGATCGGCTATCCGATCATCGCCGCGGGCCTGCTGCTGGCGAGCCGCGGCTGCGGCACCTTTGTGGCGATGATGCTGGTCGGCCGGATGATGCGATTTATCGAGGCGCGCACCCTGATCATCAGCGGCCTCAGCCTGACCTGCCTTTCGCTGTTCTACATGACCGCCTGGACCGACCAGACCGGCGTGTCCGAAATCGTAACCCTGAGCATCGTACAGGGGTTCGGATTCGGGCTGGTGTTCGTGCCGCTGAGCACGGTGGCATTCCTAACACTGCCCAACCATCTGCGCACCGACGGCACTTCAATGCTGACCCTGATGCGCAACGTCGCCAGTTCGATCGGCATTTCGGTGGTCATCGCACAACTGACGGAAGGCGGCCGCCGCGTCTACGCGGTATTGAACGAGCACGTCACCCCGTTCAACCATGCCATGCAGATGCCCAATGTACGCGGCATGATCAACATGGGCACCGATGCGGGGCGCGCCATGGCCGACGTCATGATCGGCCTGCAGGCGCAGATCATCGCCTTCTCGCAGGATTATCAGATGGTGATGCTGTTCACGCTGTGCGCCATTCCGCTGGCGATCATGATCGGCTCGACCAAGGCCGCCCTGCGCAGTCAGTCGGCGGCGCCGGAACATGCTGTGATCGAGTAG
- a CDS encoding MarR family winged helix-turn-helix transcriptional regulator, translating into METIRMRGSVDINFLFTLGELQRLVRAYADKQAARYGITRAQWAVLAKVERTEGLKQSELAEQMEMQPITATRLIDRLCDNGWIERRGDESDRRVNRLYLRKAARPLLGKLSGLRSELTATALEGINPADAHRLLTQLEAIKENVRNAIQNPAGEPPKKEQRYG; encoded by the coding sequence ATGGAGACGATCCGGATGCGCGGTTCTGTGGATATAAACTTTCTGTTTACGCTCGGCGAATTACAGCGGCTGGTGCGCGCTTATGCGGACAAGCAGGCCGCGCGCTACGGTATTACCCGCGCTCAATGGGCGGTTCTGGCCAAGGTGGAACGCACCGAGGGTCTCAAGCAGTCGGAACTCGCCGAACAGATGGAAATGCAGCCGATCACGGCGACGCGGCTGATCGATCGTCTCTGCGACAACGGCTGGATCGAACGCCGCGGCGACGAGAGCGACCGCCGCGTCAACCGACTTTATCTGCGCAAGGCCGCGCGCCCGTTGCTGGGCAAGCTGAGCGGGCTGCGTTCCGAACTCACGGCGACCGCGCTCGAGGGCATCAATCCCGCCGACGCCCACCGCCTGCTCACCCAACTCGAAGCCATCAAGGAAAACGTACGCAATGCGATTCAGAACCCGGCCGGAGAGCCTCCCAAGAAAGAGCAGCGCTATGGCTGA
- the pcaH gene encoding protocatechuate 3,4-dioxygenase subunit beta: protein MTLAYPTESNAAHPPRLFPGYRSTIKRSPQKPLIIMRHTLSELTGPVYGHETVRENDGDLTTQHAGEPLGERIIVHGHVLDEDGRGVPNALVEIWQANACGRYIHVVDQHPAPLDPNFTGAGRVKSDADGYYKFVTVKPGAYPWGNHHNAWRPAHIHFSVFGHAFISRLVTQMYFPGDPLFEFDPIFNSVPDEKARLRMVSSFDLENTQPEWALSYRFNIVLRGRNATPMETK, encoded by the coding sequence ATGACACTAGCTTATCCCACCGAAAGCAACGCGGCGCATCCGCCGCGGCTGTTCCCGGGTTACCGCAGCACGATCAAACGCTCGCCGCAAAAGCCGCTGATCATCATGCGCCATACGCTGTCGGAACTGACCGGGCCGGTCTACGGCCATGAGACGGTGCGCGAGAACGACGGCGATCTCACCACCCAGCACGCAGGCGAGCCGCTCGGCGAGCGCATCATCGTCCACGGCCATGTGCTGGATGAAGATGGCCGCGGCGTGCCCAACGCGCTGGTCGAGATCTGGCAGGCCAATGCCTGCGGCCGCTATATCCATGTAGTCGATCAGCATCCCGCGCCGCTCGATCCAAATTTTACCGGCGCCGGTCGCGTCAAGTCCGATGCCGACGGCTACTACAAATTCGTCACGGTGAAACCCGGCGCCTATCCGTGGGGCAACCATCACAATGCCTGGCGGCCGGCCCACATCCATTTCTCGGTGTTCGGCCACGCCTTCATCTCGCGGCTGGTGACGCAGATGTATTTTCCCGGCGATCCCCTGTTCGAATTCGATCCGATCTTCAACTCGGTGCCGGATGAGAAGGCGCGGTTGCGGATGGTTTCCTCCTTCGACCTGGAAAACACCCAGCCGGAATGGGCGCTGAGCTACCGCTTCAACATCGTGCTGCGCGGGCGCAATGCCACGCCAATGGAGACGAAATAG
- a CDS encoding HlyD family secretion protein gives MAEPVLKFPPEQKGNPAATPRTKVAAEPRRRLLAGMRRYRRVLLLVVLPLVAVIAGLIFYLNGGRYVTTDDAYVGAQKVLITPDISGKIEKVVVREGQRVNKGDVLFEIDPIPFRLAEQQARATLDQARTTYDNLRANIKIYDQMADLMKQGVDLKQRDVDRKSTLAKSSFGSQLDLDNASTALVTANAELAFVKQQTSSAKTQLLGNVDLPLEQFPPYVLAKAALGQAERNLDHTEMRAPIDGIATQVDQIQLGRFVVAGTPVFSVIDTAKPWVDANLKESDFTYVTVGQQVDIDVDAFPNHDFKGTIGSLSPGTGAQFAILPPQNATGNFVKVVQRVPVRIYFDSNDKYVQKLKAGMSAYTTIDTGHRRSLAALLGLSPAVADQD, from the coding sequence ATGGCTGAACCGGTCCTCAAATTTCCGCCCGAGCAGAAGGGCAATCCGGCAGCCACGCCGAGGACGAAAGTCGCCGCGGAGCCGCGCCGCCGGCTGCTGGCCGGCATGCGGCGTTACCGTCGTGTGCTGTTGCTCGTGGTGTTGCCGCTGGTCGCTGTGATCGCCGGGCTGATCTTCTATCTCAACGGCGGTCGTTACGTGACCACCGACGACGCCTATGTCGGCGCCCAGAAAGTGCTGATCACGCCCGATATTTCCGGCAAGATCGAAAAGGTCGTGGTGCGGGAAGGGCAGCGGGTCAACAAAGGCGACGTGCTGTTCGAGATTGACCCGATACCGTTCCGCCTCGCCGAGCAGCAGGCCAGGGCCACGCTCGACCAGGCCCGCACCACCTATGACAATCTGCGGGCCAACATCAAGATTTACGACCAGATGGCCGACCTCATGAAGCAGGGCGTCGACCTGAAACAGCGCGATGTCGATCGCAAATCAACGCTGGCCAAGAGCAGTTTCGGCTCGCAACTCGACCTCGACAACGCCTCCACGGCCCTGGTTACCGCGAATGCAGAGCTCGCATTCGTCAAGCAGCAGACTTCCAGTGCCAAAACCCAGTTGCTCGGCAATGTTGACCTGCCGCTTGAGCAATTTCCACCCTACGTGCTGGCCAAGGCTGCACTGGGCCAGGCCGAACGCAATCTCGATCACACCGAGATGCGCGCGCCAATCGATGGCATCGCGACCCAGGTCGACCAGATACAACTCGGCCGCTTCGTCGTTGCCGGCACGCCGGTGTTCAGCGTCATCGACACCGCAAAGCCCTGGGTCGATGCCAACCTGAAGGAATCGGATTTCACCTATGTCACGGTGGGACAACAGGTCGACATCGACGTCGATGCCTTTCCCAATCATGACTTCAAGGGCACCATCGGTTCGCTGAGCCCCGGCACCGGAGCGCAATTCGCGATCCTGCCGCCGCAGAACGCTACCGGCAACTTCGTCAAGGTGGTGCAGCGGGTGCCGGTGCGAATCTATTTCGACAGCAATGACAAATATGTCCAGAAGCTGAAGGCCGGGATGAGCGCCTACACCACGATCGACACCGGCCATCGCCGTTCGCTCGCAGCCCTGCTCGGCCTGTCGCCGGCGGTGGCGGACCAGGACTAG